A section of the Oryza sativa Japonica Group chromosome 1, ASM3414082v1 genome encodes:
- the LOC136354955 gene encoding uncharacterized protein: MAMETIIRLRSSSKQLEGHHGTAPLEEGPSYVRFVCDVKVRCWSRRLGGGGEPVRHDGIKFTLETERKHVLDGAGGDVFLDYEETRRMAWAVFTGMRELRCVDLSRSNWATPMPDDDAAAWIHRAVRRNHDDGLAGGHYRFAARVKVAVELVFSEPVSLVRGLVWLETRAGDTCGICLDGLTASERCKTPPANLPCGHAFHPPCITRWLFKGTTCPICRDDLTGLAAAPWESGVMSCPGCIMPSTPCVEDCPSLKALSLNS; this comes from the coding sequence atggcgatggAAACGATAATACGCTTAcggagcagcagcaagcagctgGAGGGCCACCACGGGACGGCGCCGCTGGAGGAGGGCCCCTCGTACGTGCGCTTCGTCTGCGACGTCAAGGTGCGGTGCTGgtcgcggcggctcggcggcggaggcgagcccGTGCGCCACGACGGCATCAAGTTCACGCTGGAGACGGAGCGCAAGCACGTGctggacggcgccggcggcgacgtctTCCTCGACTACGAGGAGACGCGGCGGATGGCGTGGGCCGTGTTCACCGGGATGCGGGAGCTCCGCTGCGTCGACCTCTCCCGCAGCAACTGGGCGACGCCCAtgcccgacgacgacgccgccgcgtggATCCACCGCGCGGTGAGGCGGAACCACGAcgacggcctcgccggcggccactaCCGCTTCGCCGCGCGCGTGAaggtggcggtggagctggtGTTCAGCGAGCCCGTGTCGCTCGTCCGCGGGCTGGTCTGGCTGGAGACGCGCGCCGGCGACACCTGCGGGATCTGCCTGGACGGCCTGACGGCCAGCGAGAGGTGCAagacgccgccggcgaacctGCCGTGCGGGCACGCGTTCCACCCGCCGTGCATCACCAGGTGGCTGTTCAAGGGGACCACCTGCCCGATCTGCCGCGACGACCtcaccggcctcgccgccgcgccatgggaGAGCGGCGTGATGTCGTGCCCTGGGTGCATCATGCCATCCACGCCGTGCGTCGAAGATTGCCCGAGCCTGAAGGCTCTCTCTCTCAACAGCTAG
- the LOC136355008 gene encoding uncharacterized protein, with protein sequence MLYNDDSDYFFRSESALITNNLSTPPIYVRAISRCGAYVRTYWFPRLLAAMAMETRIRLMGIQNKLDECHVGKAPLEVGPSYVRFLCALTVKYSTRRLGGGGVAVPLQPAAPHGGGGIRQFTMTMQSDVRPVDDPFVFLYRDAARRVVWAAMVAALPGLDRYDLSDGNWETPRPDAAVAAWIHGLARASYLGRGKRVGHYRVVVFVEVEVELVFSEPKALVADVVAAGGGAGKPCGICLDDLDADGLTTPVRLPCGHAFHGQCIAGWLLEGRTCPMCRRDFSRLVLAPSCYQQYGAPRISQLAQLGWTFISSV encoded by the coding sequence ATGTTGTACAACGACGATTCTGATTATTTTTTCCGATCCGAATCCGCTCTAATTACGAACAACCTTAGTACACCACCGATATATGTACGTGCTATCTCCCGCTGTggcgcgtacgtacgtacgtattgGTTTCCTCGTCTTCTGGCAGCCATGGCGATGGAGACAAGGATCCGTTTGATGGGAATCCAGAACAAGCTGGACGAGTGCCACGTCGGGAAGGCCCCGCTGGAAGTGGGGCCCTCGTACGTGCGCTTCCTCTGCGCCCTCACCGTCAAATACTCcacgcggcggctcggcggcggcggcgtcgccgtgcCCCTGCAGCCCGCGGcgccccacggcggcggcggcatccgcCAGTTCACCATGACGATGCAGAGCGACGTGCGCCCGGTGGACGACCCCTTCGTCTTCCTCTaccgcgacgcggcgcggcgggtgGTGTGggccgccatggtcgccgccctCCCGGGGCTCGACCGCTACGACCTCTCCGACGGCAACTGGGAGACGCCCAggcccgacgccgccgtcgccgcttggATCCACGGCCTCGCGCGGGCGAGCTACCTCGGCCGTGGCAAGCGCGTCGGCCACTACCGCGTCGTCGTGTTCgtcgaggtggaggtggagctcgTGTTCAGCGAGCCCAAGGcgctcgtcgccgacgtcgtggcggccggcggcggcgccgggaagCCGTGCGGGATCTGCCTGGACGACCTCGACGCCGACGGCCTGACGACGCCGGTGAGGCTGCCGTGCGGCCACGCGTTCCACGGGCAGTGCATCGCCGGGTGGCTGCTGGAGGGGAGGACGTGCCCGATGTGCCGACGAGACTTCTCCCGCCTCGTCCTCGCGCCGTCATGCTACCAGCAATATGGTGCCCCTAGAATATCACAGTTGGCCCAACTAGGTTGGACATTTATCTCTTCGGTTTGA